The window CAGCCAGCTTGAACATCACGCCAATATCGTGCCCTGGCAGATCGTGGCGCAACAGACTGGCGCGCAAGTCAGAGTCATTCCGATTACGCCTGACGCCGAGCTGGACATGGCCGCCTATCAGGCCCTGCTGAACGAAAAAACCCGCATCGTCGCGGTGAACCATGCATCCAACGCGATGGGCACTGTGAATCCCGTCAAAGAGATGATTCGTCTGGCGAAAAGCGTCGGCGCGGTGACGTTGATAGACGGCGCACAAGGCGCGCCGCACCTTGAAATCGATGTGCAGGACCTGGACTGTGATTTCTATGCGATTTCCGCCCATAAAGCCTTTGGTCCTACCGGCATCGGCGCGCTATACGGCCGCAAAGCACTGCTGGAAGCCATGCCTCCATATCAAAGCGGCGGCGAAATGATTGAGCGCGTATCCTTCTCCGGCACCACGTTCAACGCACCTCCTTTTAAGTTTGAAGCCGGTACGCCAGCGATTGCTGAAGCCATCGGTTTCGCCGCGGCGCTGGACTACCTGAACCAGTTCGACAAAGCGCAACTGAAGGCCCATGAAGACAGCCTGCTGCAACTTGCGGCGGAGCTGGCTCCGACCGTCCCCGGCTTACGTCCGGTGGGTACGGCGAAAGACAAAGTTTCCGTTTTTTCCTTTTTGGTGGACGGCCTGCATCCCAGCGACCTGGGCACCCTGCTGGATCAACAAGGCATCGCCGTACGCACCGGACACCATTGCGCGCAGCCACTAATGGACTGCCTGGGCGTTCCCGGCACCACCCGCGCCTCTTTCGCGTTCTATAACACTCGCGAAGAGGTTGAAAAACTGTTCGCCGCCCTACAGAAGATAACCAGACTGTTTATTTAGGAGATAGACCACTATGTCCGCGCAAACCTTTACGCCTGAAGTGGGATTGCGTATCACCGACGCTGCGGCTCAACACATCCGCAAGCAGTTACGCCAGCATCCCGACGCCCAGGGTTTTCGCCTGGGCCTCAAAGCCAGCGGCTGCTCCGGCTTTAAATATATCGTGGATCTGGTCAAGGCCCCTTCCGACGATGATCGCAAGTTCGTGCTCGCTGACGACATTCCTGTTTATGTTGACGCCAAGAGCCTGCCCTACATTAATGGCGCTGAGATCGACTTCGTCAAAGAAGGCCTGAATTACGCCTTCAAGTTCAACAACCCCAACGTAGACTCATCCTGCGGCTGCGGGGAAAGCTTTTCCATAAAAGAGGACGCCTGATCGATATGGAAAGAGAGGTTGTACTCACCAAACGGGACTGCATCGCGCGCCTGGTTCCCGCGGGCACGGAGATCACCATCCCGGCGGATACATTCGTCACCATCACCCAGGCGCTGGGCGGCACGTTCACCGTTGTCGTCAACGGCAACCTGGCCCGAGTTGAGGGCAGAGACGCAGACGCGCTGGGCAAAAATGTCGCTGACTTTAATTTTGACGACATCACGGAAGGCGAAGTCAACGAACGTCATGTCTGGGAAGCATTACGCGCTGTTTACGACCCGGAAATTCCCGTAAACATTGTTGACCTCGGCCTGGTGTACAATGTCGCCGTCAACAAAGAAGACGGCAAGAACTGCGTTAATGTGGAAATGACCCTGACGGCGCCCGGCTGCGGTATGGGCCCCGTCATCGCTGATGACGTAAAGCATAAACTCACGCTGGTGCCCAATGTGGATGAAGCGCGAGTGGAGTTGGTCTTCGATCCTCCCTGGAGCAACGACATGCTCAGCGAGGAAGCCAAACTCGAACTAGGCATGCTATAAGCTAACCGCAGGCGCCAAGTTCACCGCCTGCAGACGATGAATCAAGAAGATAGAACTGATAACCATGACCGCTGTAGACCAAGCCGATATTTTTACCGCCAACCCGCTGGGAAAAGACACCACCATTGCAGACATCAAAGACAGCTTTGAGTTTCTGGATGACTGGGAAGAGCGCTACGGCTACGTCATTGACCTTGGCAAACAGGTCCCCGCCATGCCAGCGGAACACAAAGTAGAGGAAAACTTTGTGCACGGCTGCCAGAGTCAGGTCTGGTTTATCCACCACCTGGATTCCACAACCAACACCATGTACGTCCTGGTCGCCAGCGACGCCATGATCGTGCAGGGCCTCGCCGCTGTCGTAATGTGCGCCTTCAACGGCAAGTCCCCACAGGACATCGTAAGCTTTGATATGGACGCCCTGTTCACGGAGCTGGACCTGATGCGCCACTTGAGCCCCACCCGCGGCAACGGTCTGCGCGCCATGGTGAAAAAAATTCAGGACGCCGCCCGCAGCGCTTTATAGCGGACGGCCAGTTGTGGACGACCAGTTGTGGACGGCCAGTTGTGGACGGCTAATCATCCAAGGCGAGGAATCTGAGCAACGCCATGAACTTGGTTAAATGGATTTTTGACGACGAGATAGAAGTCGCCTTGGCCCAGGACTTTGATAAGGCGCTGCTGACTCGGTTAGGCTTCAAGCTCAACAAAACCTCCAAGCACAGCCGCGCTACGCCAAACGTTTACTATATCCCCTATCCCACTTACGACGCCTTCAGCCCCACGACTTACGTGTTTACTCACAACGAACGCCTCAGGGACATCTGCTTGCGTCTGCACGAACTTGGCTTCGTATTCTGGGGAACCTTTAAAACGGAAAAATCTCCCATTGATTACATGCGGGAACTGCAATACCGCGGCGTGCTGACAACGCCCTTTCGCGCACTCAATGCGGGAGATCTAGAGACCGTACTGATAGATGAAACGCAGCGAAGCAAGTAGCTCCGCACAGCTCACCAGCGCCCTCTCTACTTTATCCACCACTCCCTTATCCCAGCAAAAAGGCAAGGTCTCATTCAAGACGCTTGCCTGCGTCCCCATTCTGCTTAGACTACAAAAAACGACGATAAAAATGGGAGCAGCACTTCATGGGATTCAAACAACACTATCAACTTATGGCCGGATACAACCAGCGCATGAACAATCAGGTTTATGCGGCGGCGGCAAAGCTGGACGAGAGCATCCTGGCGAAAGATTCCGGAGCGTTTTTCGGCTCCATTCTCGGCACACTGAACCACATAATGGTGGCTGACCTGGTCTGGCTGGGGCGATACAGATCACTTTCCGACCGTTACCAGTCCCTGCAGGAACTATCGCAGTTCTCCAAGCCCAAAGCGCTGAGTGAGATTTTACATACGGATTTCAATGCGTTATCGGAGAAGCGACGTCAACTGGACGACTTGATCATTCGTTGGCTTACCGATGAAGTCGAGGAAGAAGACTATGCTCTCAATCTCCATTACAGCAGCATGACCGGCGGTAAAAGCATACGCAACTTCGGCGAACTGCTGGCGCACTTCTTCAATCACCAGACACATCATCGGGGACAGGCGAGCACACTGTTGTCACAGGCTGGGAAGGATATCGGCATCACCGATTTTGCGATTGATATCCCTAATCTCGCGCCTTCAGACTGAGGCCCAGTCGTCGGCTTCGCCCTGCGCCTCAATACCGGCGACAAACTGTTGTAGTCCCTTCTGCAAGGGGCCGGCAATTTCAGGGGTTTGTATGACCCCCTCCATGTCCAGGTTTGAGCTGAGCAGAGGCACGGAAACACAGGCGTTGTCTATGATGCGGCCGGACATGGTGGCGACCACTTCGCGCAATGCCGCCTGAGCGTGGCTGGCCCGGGGCGAGGTGTTGATGAGCATGACAGGCAAGTATACGAACTCCTCCCCGCTCACCAGCCAATCAAGGGCGTTCTTCATAACGCCGCTGATCCCATGAGCGTATTCCGGACTGGCGATAATCAATCCTTGCGATTGCGCCAGCGCGGATTTAAGGTCCGCAACAGCGGCGGGTAACTGGCTTTCCAGATCGGGATTAAAGAGCGGCAGGTCACCCAGTCCCCTGTAGACTTTCACCGTTACCTGATCCGGGGCCAGTCTGCTTAAGGCTTCTATCGCCGCCGTGTTGTAGGAGACCTTCCTGAGGCTGCCGGAGATGGCCAGTATGTTAAGAGGTTTCACAGTACCGTTTTCCTGTCCGCCAAGTCGAATCAAGCAACGACGCCCTAAATACAGCGCCTTTGAACGACCTATTCTAACGACTCATGCGAACATGACCAGCCTTCAGCCGGTTTTGCGGGACTGCTCCATTCTTCTGGCGAAGAAATCCTCGTAGGTGCGCCGCCAGGTATCCAGTCCGGCTTCCCAGTGCAGGCAGATGATCAGACGTTCAAAGCTGTCCGCGTATTTCACCAAGACTTCCAGCCCTTCATGGGCGGCCATGGATTGCGGCGTTTTATTGGTTCCCGCACCGAGGGCGGGGAAAGCAATGGTTTTAACGTCCTGCTCCAGCGCCAGCCGAACCACGCTCTCATAACAGTTGGCCAGCAAATGCAGATCGGAACCGCCCCACTGGTCTCCGCCCGTCCACTGCGGCGTCACCGTATGAATAATATGCCTGGCGGGCAGCTTGAATCCCGGCGTCAGGCAAGCATCGCCCACCTTACATTCCCCCGCTTGAGAACAGGCCGCCTGCAAAGCCTCTTCTCCCGCCTGCTCAAAAATCTGCGCGGACAAACCCCGGCCTTTACTGAGGTATTTATGGGCGGGACAAACGATGGCGTCCACCTCCAACTCGGTGATGTCGCCGCATAGAAACTCAATCATTCCACTCACCCCGTGCAATATGGTCTACATGCAACCCTGAATAACGCTCCTATAAACAAGTATTGCACAGATCGGGGGAATGTCTTTCCGCAGGGACAGACCGATGATCAGGCTCCCGGCTCTCCCTGCACGGCCTCACTGCGACTGAACCCCTCGATGGATTGGGTGACTTCCGGGTTGCGTGCGACTGAACCCCTCGATGGATTGGGTGACTTCCGGGTTGCGGTTGCGGGTGATTTCGTAGTTCCAGACTTCGATGTAGCGGATGCCGAGTTTTTTGGCTTGTTCGAACATGCCGCCGTAGCCGCCGGCGCCGAAGCGGCGGCCCTGGTCGGAGCGGCCGATGGCTTGTGCGTATTTGTAGCCGCGAAAGTCGCGGACTTCCTGCAGCAGAGCGTTCTGGTAGTTTTCTCGTCCTGACAGCCACCAGACGGCGATGCCGACCCGGTCGCGGTAGCTCTTCTCTATCAGCCGCATGATGCGTTCCGGCGTTTCCACCGTGCCGATTTCATGCACCTCGAAAGCGAGGTACTTTTGCGGGAACGCCCGGTAAAAAGAGTCGATGGCTTCTCCCGCCGCGCGCACCCATTTGTCGGGAGTGAAGCCCTGCCGCTGCAGGTCTTCATAGCGGTTGCCGTTGAAGTGCCCTTCAATGCCATTGGACGTGGCTTGCGGCACATAGACCAGTTTCAGGGTTTCGTCGTTTCCGTACTTCTTGCCCAATGCTTCCGCCAGTAATTTCAGACGCGCCTGCAAAAGCAGATCCCAGTAGGGAACGATACGCGTGCGCTCTCCGCGAAAGCGTATTTCCATGGAGCCTGCGCCTTCATCGAACAGCCAGTCCGGCGCCCGGGGACCCGCCAGCACGGCGAGGGACCATAGTTTGCCATAGCGACGGACGCCTTGTAGCTGCGCTTCGATGACGGAGAAATCATACTGTCCGGGTTTGGGTTCTATATCCGACCAGAACACTCTGACCAGTCCCCCTTTCACGAAGGCCGGGCGTAACGAATCCGCTTCCTTACCTATCACATGGCTGCTGTATATTCCCCTTGGGGGCGTATTCTTTTCTTCGCCCTGAGCCGGTGATTTCAATGCTGCAGGCGCCTCTTGCGACGCAGCCCGGTTTTCTTCGGCCCAGGCGGAAGAGGCTGCGATACAGGCCAAAGTCAGCAGTATGGCGGTGAGTTTTCCAATCTGTTCCATGACAGCGCTCCTGTCTCCATCCGTTATGTCAGATTCTGCAACCAGCCTCCTGCAAAATAAAGGCCTGTGGCGGGTTGTTAAAGGGATTTAATGCCGGGGTTTGTCGTCTCACCATTGTGGGGCATACTGAGTACATATCCCCTTTTGGCTACTCCAAGGAGTTTTATGGAGACCGCTTCCCCCAAAGCACTCATGCATCAAGTCCTATCAAAACTGCGCACGTTAGCGCTGGCCAGCCTGGCGCTATATCCCTCCCTCTTCACTTTGTCGGCCCATGCGGAGACCATGGCGACGGGTAAAATGGGACAGTGTCAGGGCGCCATTGAATACAACGCCAAGGCGCAAGCGCTAGGGTTTCGACTGGCTCACGGAGACACTTTTTATTGCGGCGCCAGTCAAGAGGAAACTCTCGCACTACTGAATTCTGCGCTAAAGGCGTTGCCTGAGGGTGCGCAACTCGATTACCTCTCTATCGGCAGACTGATCGATTATGACTGGATTGGCGCAGCCCTCGTCGCCCAAGCCGCGCAGGATAAAAACTGGAACGCTGCACAAGCCCGTCCTGAAAGTCAGGCAGGCGGCGCGCCAAACACTTATGCCTATGTTAGCGCCTATCTCTCAGGCGAACCGCTGGTATCCGTTTGGAATGACGCTTTACGCTCCCGTAGCGTGGAAATCGACGCCGCCAGTATTGAAAAGCTGCTCATCAGCGGCCCGGATGTTGCGCAAAACCCTGCCTGGGTTCCTTCGCAAAAAGGCTACCCTTTCGATGCGATACTGCATTATCGGCTGCGCCCGCTGCACGCTCCCATTACAACGGAGTAGTCGGCTATGACTCAGTCCTCTACGCCTCGCGCCACTATTCCTCCCTACATGCAAAGCGACGACCGGGTCGTCCTGTTCGACGGCGTCTGCAAGCTCTGTAACGCCTGGTCAAAATTCCTGATCAAATACGACAGGCGCAGACGGTTCAAAATGGCCTCCGTGCAATCTCCCGAGGGACAGGCGATTTTGGCCTGGTTTGATATGCCGCTGGACCGTTTTGACACCATGCTTTATGTCGAAGGCGACCGCGCCTATGAGAAATCCGAGGCCTTCCTGCGCATCATCGCGCAATTTCCCGCCCCCTGGCGCTACCTGAAAGTTTTTCGCATACTGCCGCGCTTTCTGAGGGACTGGGGCTACGACCTTATCGCCCAGAACCGATATCGCCTCTTCGGCAAATATGATCATTGCCTGCTGCCTGCGCCGGACCATAACTGCCGCTTTCTGCAAGGCGCGCCAACGCAGCCCATGGCCGAAAATCTAACCAATAAATGACTCAATTCGAGCAGACAGGAACGTACTCATAATGGATGTATTGCAACGAATTCACCGGGTTGCGCGCCTCAGCGTAGCCGGCGTTTTTCTTTATCACGGCCTGGTTCCCAAAATACTGTGGCTCAGCCCAACTGAGCTGGCCATGATTGAAGCCCAGGGCCTGGGCCAGTATGCGCCGCAGATCGCCATGGCCGGCGGCGTGGCGGAAATTATCCTGGGACTGCTGATCGCACTGCCGCTGCGCAGCAGCCTTCCGCTGCTGGCCGCTGGCGTCGCGCTGGTTGGCCTCCTGGCGGATGTAGCGGTGTTTTCCCCTGGCTTATTGGTGGACGCATTCAACCCGGTGACCGTCAATCTGGCCACCCTGGCGTTGGTCTGGATCGCCTGGATAAGCAAAGAAAGTCACAAAAATCACTCGTAAGCGGAAATTATTTTTCTCCCGCCCTGGATTTCCGCCTGCTTTTGCTATGCTGTTAGGGATAAAAAAGCGCTTGATGTCTGTGAGTAGAGTTTGTTGGACGCGTAGATAGCTTCGACAAGCCTGCCAGTCCCCCCCAAGAAAGACGCCGCACCGATGGGCTCCGCGAAGATATGCCGGAAGCTGAGCCCAGGTGGGGTTTCGCGCCTGTTGTTTAACTTTTTCAACACAGGACAACGCCCATGGAATCAAAACCCCTTATTACCCAAACTGGTCGGACCAACGCGATCAGTTGCGCAGAATTAATTGTTAAATATCTCAGTCTGTTAAAAGTGCCGTTTGTATTCGGCGTGTCTGGCGGCAACATCGACCCGCTGGGCAGCGCGCTCGCCCGCCACGAGGAGAATACCCATGTCCGCTGGATACTGACGCGCTCCGAAGCCGGCGCTGGCTTTATGGCGGACGGCTTCGCCAGAGAGAGCGGCGTCATCGGCGTGTGCAGCGCCACCTCCGGTCCTGGTTGCACTAATTTATTGACGCCTGTGAGCAACGCCTTCGTGGACGGCGTTCCCATGCTGGTCATCACGGGACAGAGCACCATCAGCACTTTCGGCCGCGGCGCCATGCAGGAAAGCAGCGCTTCCGGCGTCGACACCATACTTATGTTCAAGGGCTGCACCCGCTACAACACACTGGTATCCCATCCCGAACAATTGGAGCACAACCTGCTGGCGGCCTTGAGTCACGCCACCGGCCCGACTCCCGGTCCCGTACATATCAGCATTCCGCTGGATATTTTCGAAACTCCGATACCATCCAGCCGCAACCCCATCTCCCTGCATACGTTTCTGGGACAGGAGATCACCCCGGACAGAGTCGTGCTGCAACGCCTGAACACTATCTTGCGAGGCTACCAGCGCGGCGTCATCGTCATCGGCAACGGATGCGCCGGCGCCATGCGGGAAATTCTCTGTTACGCGGAGCGACGCGCCTGGCCCATCGTCACCACGCCGATGGGGCGCGGCCTGATGTCCGCCGATCATCCCCTGTATCGGGGCGTGTTCGGCACGGCGGGGCATGAGTCCGCCCGCAAAACCCTGACGGCGGAGGAAGCGGACATCATTATGGTGGTATGCGCCAATCTGGACGAGCACGCCACCTGCGGCTGGGACGGCAGCACTATCCTGTCGCGGCGTCTGGTGCACATCAACAACAATCCGGAGCACCTCGCCAAATCCCATATGGCGCAAATGAATCTGATGGGCAGTCCACGCATCGTCTTCGACTATCTCAATCAGGAAAACCAGGCCGCTCCCGCTGTGGACGCCAGCGAAGAAGTCCTTCCCGCGCTGCGCAATGAAAACAACCTGCCCAAGAATATCAGCGTGCTGCATATCGAGGACTGCAATACCGACTCCACGCCGATCAACCCGCGCCGATTGTTTTGGCGTTTGAGCCAATGCGCCCCCAAAGACGTGCATCTCTACGCGGACGCCGGCAACGCTTTTTTCTGGGCTACCCATTACTGGCATCCTCGCTCAGCCTCGGTCATTGACGTGAATAAAATGCCGATCTCCATGGGGTTCGCCGCCATGGGCTGGGCGATCGGGGCAGCCATCGGCGGCAAGTTCGCCAATCCGGATATTCCGGTGCTTTGCATCACCGGGGACGGCAGTTATTTGATGACCGCGCAGGAAATCACCGTCGCCAAGCAACACAATCTAAACGTCGTGATTCTGATATTGAATAACAGCGTGTTGGGCACAGTCATGCACGGACAACG is drawn from Hahella sp. KA22 and contains these coding sequences:
- a CDS encoding aminotransferase class V-fold PLP-dependent enzyme; this encodes MTQAIKRPFDVLSVREDFPILQQQVNGKPLVYMDNAATAQKPLAVIEAMNTYYREFNANVHRGAHSLSDRATGEFEAARDKVRAFVNAPSREDIIWVRGVTEAINLVAQSYARSTLQPGDEIIVSQLEHHANIVPWQIVAQQTGAQVRVIPITPDAELDMAAYQALLNEKTRIVAVNHASNAMGTVNPVKEMIRLAKSVGAVTLIDGAQGAPHLEIDVQDLDCDFYAISAHKAFGPTGIGALYGRKALLEAMPPYQSGGEMIERVSFSGTTFNAPPFKFEAGTPAIAEAIGFAAALDYLNQFDKAQLKAHEDSLLQLAAELAPTVPGLRPVGTAKDKVSVFSFLVDGLHPSDLGTLLDQQGIAVRTGHHCAQPLMDCLGVPGTTRASFAFYNTREEVEKLFAALQKITRLFI
- a CDS encoding thiol-disulfide oxidoreductase DCC family protein, with the protein product MTQSSTPRATIPPYMQSDDRVVLFDGVCKLCNAWSKFLIKYDRRRRFKMASVQSPEGQAILAWFDMPLDRFDTMLYVEGDRAYEKSEAFLRIIAQFPAPWRYLKVFRILPRFLRDWGYDLIAQNRYRLFGKYDHCLLPAPDHNCRFLQGAPTQPMAENLTNK
- a CDS encoding NADPH-dependent FMN reductase — protein: MKPLNILAISGSLRKVSYNTAAIEALSRLAPDQVTVKVYRGLGDLPLFNPDLESQLPAAVADLKSALAQSQGLIIASPEYAHGISGVMKNALDWLVSGEEFVYLPVMLINTSPRASHAQAALREVVATMSGRIIDNACVSVPLLSSNLDMEGVIQTPEIAGPLQKGLQQFVAGIEAQGEADDWASV
- a CDS encoding SufE family protein, translating into MTAVDQADIFTANPLGKDTTIADIKDSFEFLDDWEERYGYVIDLGKQVPAMPAEHKVEENFVHGCQSQVWFIHHLDSTTNTMYVLVASDAMIVQGLAAVVMCAFNGKSPQDIVSFDMDALFTELDLMRHLSPTRGNGLRAMVKKIQDAARSAL
- a CDS encoding beta-galactosidase — encoded protein: MEQIGKLTAILLTLACIAASSAWAEENRAASQEAPAALKSPAQGEEKNTPPRGIYSSHVIGKEADSLRPAFVKGGLVRVFWSDIEPKPGQYDFSVIEAQLQGVRRYGKLWSLAVLAGPRAPDWLFDEGAGSMEIRFRGERTRIVPYWDLLLQARLKLLAEALGKKYGNDETLKLVYVPQATSNGIEGHFNGNRYEDLQRQGFTPDKWVRAAGEAIDSFYRAFPQKYLAFEVHEIGTVETPERIMRLIEKSYRDRVGIAVWWLSGRENYQNALLQEVRDFRGYKYAQAIGRSDQGRRFGAGGYGGMFEQAKKLGIRYIEVWNYEITRNRNPEVTQSIEGFSRTQPGSHPIHRGVQSQ
- a CDS encoding thiamine pyrophosphate-binding protein, with translation MESKPLITQTGRTNAISCAELIVKYLSLLKVPFVFGVSGGNIDPLGSALARHEENTHVRWILTRSEAGAGFMADGFARESGVIGVCSATSGPGCTNLLTPVSNAFVDGVPMLVITGQSTISTFGRGAMQESSASGVDTILMFKGCTRYNTLVSHPEQLEHNLLAALSHATGPTPGPVHISIPLDIFETPIPSSRNPISLHTFLGQEITPDRVVLQRLNTILRGYQRGVIVIGNGCAGAMREILCYAERRAWPIVTTPMGRGLMSADHPLYRGVFGTAGHESARKTLTAEEADIIMVVCANLDEHATCGWDGSTILSRRLVHINNNPEHLAKSHMAQMNLMGSPRIVFDYLNQENQAAPAVDASEEVLPALRNENNLPKNISVLHIEDCNTDSTPINPRRLFWRLSQCAPKDVHLYADAGNAFFWATHYWHPRSASVIDVNKMPISMGFAAMGWAIGAAIGGKFANPDIPVLCITGDGSYLMTAQEITVAKQHNLNVVILILNNSVLGTVMHGQRMRGMKSFGNELPQTNFAMLAQSLGVESYRIRDFEELARLDIASLFKRPGPVLLDVVVDKETPPPIGQRVKNLEASRPAPRAPTLTSA
- a CDS encoding DoxX-like family protein produces the protein MDVLQRIHRVARLSVAGVFLYHGLVPKILWLSPTELAMIEAQGLGQYAPQIAMAGGVAEIILGLLIALPLRSSLPLLAAGVALVGLLADVAVFSPGLLVDAFNPVTVNLATLALVWIAWISKESHKNHS
- the sufT gene encoding putative Fe-S cluster assembly protein SufT, which codes for MEREVVLTKRDCIARLVPAGTEITIPADTFVTITQALGGTFTVVVNGNLARVEGRDADALGKNVADFNFDDITEGEVNERHVWEALRAVYDPEIPVNIVDLGLVYNVAVNKEDGKNCVNVEMTLTAPGCGMGPVIADDVKHKLTLVPNVDEARVELVFDPPWSNDMLSEEAKLELGML
- a CDS encoding macro domain-containing protein — protein: MIEFLCGDITELEVDAIVCPAHKYLSKGRGLSAQIFEQAGEEALQAACSQAGECKVGDACLTPGFKLPARHIIHTVTPQWTGGDQWGGSDLHLLANCYESVVRLALEQDVKTIAFPALGAGTNKTPQSMAAHEGLEVLVKYADSFERLIICLHWEAGLDTWRRTYEDFFARRMEQSRKTG
- a CDS encoding DinB family protein, yielding MGFKQHYQLMAGYNQRMNNQVYAAAAKLDESILAKDSGAFFGSILGTLNHIMVADLVWLGRYRSLSDRYQSLQELSQFSKPKALSEILHTDFNALSEKRRQLDDLIIRWLTDEVEEEDYALNLHYSSMTGGKSIRNFGELLAHFFNHQTHHRGQASTLLSQAGKDIGITDFAIDIPNLAPSD
- a CDS encoding iron-sulfur cluster assembly accessory protein translates to MSAQTFTPEVGLRITDAAAQHIRKQLRQHPDAQGFRLGLKASGCSGFKYIVDLVKAPSDDDRKFVLADDIPVYVDAKSLPYINGAEIDFVKEGLNYAFKFNNPNVDSSCGCGESFSIKEDA